Part of the Trichoderma asperellum chromosome 1, complete sequence genome is shown below.
CCGATACATGCTTTGCGCAATAGACTCGAGCCTCATTGCCAGCGGCGCTACAAGATGTATTGCTGCACTGCCCAACGTCGAAAAGAGCGGTAGGGGGTAGGAAATGCTTTGTACGGGTTTGTTTGGGTTGTAGAAATTCTCAGTAGCCTTCCGCAAAGATGCACAATACCACGCACTACGCAGCTGGCAGGAAACCATCCGATATAGTGGTGGCCCATCAGGTTCGTTTGGAACCCACGGTTTACATCTCATTTAGAAATTCGCAGTTTCGTAGAGCCTCAAATGGAGCCCCCACAGGTCAGATGGTTATCTCTTGGCTACTAACTTGGGATTTGGCATTACGTTGAGATACACCCGTGGAATTGCATTGTGTGACGCTGGATACCGCAGCTATTGTCCATGATATCTGCGTTACTAGATCGGTTGTTCCCAAGCTACcctgtacatgtagttaccAATCTCTCTACCCCACCACTGAGCTGCCCGTTTTTTCTCCATACATACTCTCTCATTCCTCACAAGGTGTagagcagcttcttgcccGAGACCCTCCCACTCCGAATATCATCCAAACCCTCCAATGCACCAGCCAATCCGTCATCGCGCACCAGCTGTGGATGGAAGCGGATAAGCTTACGATCCACGAGCCCCTGCATTGTGCGGTTCCACACTTCGAGAAAGTCCTGGGCGATGCGGTTTGGCTTCCTGGTATGCGGCTCTGGCCAGGCGATCTCGTCGCCTAGGGGCTCGAGGCCAAAAACCCAGCTGGGGCGCACAACGGCGCGTGTCGCCGCCACGGCGTCGCTGTAGGGGTCGAGCGCCACGTAGCGGCCACCAAGGCGGCTCAGGGCGGCATAGCAGAGGCGCGACGACTCAAGGTTGGTGACGCAGTCGATGGCCAGGCGCAACAGGTTGCCCGTGTAGGCGCGTATCTCTTCGGCGGCTGTTGGCGAGGCATAGTCGAAGGTGGCGTCGGCCCCGAACGAGCGCACCAACTCGAAGCTGCGCGCAGAGCACGTCGCGATGACGGTGAATCCGGCCAGCTTGAGCAACTGGATGGCCGCTGTGCCTGTATAACTGGCCCCGCCGCTGACCAGCACCGTCGTCGCCGGCTTCGAGCCGTCACCAGGGCTGTGAGCTGTGGTGATGTTGATCTTGGGCTCCAGCTGAGGCGGCGGGAGGCGGCTGTTGAGCGGCTCGAGCTGCGGCCCGGCTGGCAAGCCCATGGCGTGGAACAGGGCCCACGACGTCGTGATCCACGCGAGTCCGCCCATGCCGCCCGCCGCCTGCGCGAAGGTCCAGTCGTCGGGGATCTTGAGGGCACCCCACGCCGAGCACACCGTGTTCTCTGCGAAGGCCCCGACGCTAGGCCGCAACGAGTTCAGGCCGATGACGGTGGCGGCGACCCGGTCTCCCTCCCGGAAGCCCCATTCCGCGGCAGTCGGGCCCACGGCCGTTACCAACCCGGCAAAGTCGCATCCCAGAATGGCGCCCTCGGTGTGGTAGGGGCCCGTCATTTTCGTGTCGACTGGGTTGATTGAGATGGCCTTGACGGCCACGGCCAGCTCATGGTCTTGGAGCGGCCCCTGTGGGAGCGGAGCCGAGTGAGAAAGGATGATGTCGCCTTTGGGACCGCCGACCAAGGCCGTCTGCGTCGTAGATGGGACGGTCATTTTGCTTGTAAATGGTCCAGCTGAGTAACCAAACACACCGTCGAAACTGTTGAATATTCTATAGGTGCTTCTTCCGTGGAGTGTTCATTAAAAAACCGGTATATAAACTAGGTAGGAAGCATCCTGCTTGGAATGGGTTCAGCGACACCCTGCGTCTGTCTAATCAGTATTACCGAACGCCAGCAAACCCCAGAAATCCTACCAGACCATATAACGAAAATGATTGAATGTATACCGGGGTGTTCTTCATGCTGTTCTCAAGAGAATGCCGTTGTTGACGCAAGCTTACAGCGTTGACCGAAAAGCTCCGAAACACTCCGGCTGATGGCTGCCTTCGCCTGCTGCACTGATTCTGCCCTAGCCACACCGAGAAGATTCAGAGGCAAGGCAGAGAAGTGAAATGGTATACGGGCTGTCCAGGCCTTCCCGACTATGGTATTTAAAACTCGGTGTTAATCGGGTTGGCATTATTAGGATTTTCCGAGCCAACGACTAGGAGCTAAGAGCCAGGGTTGAGTTCAGGCACAGAAGGTCACTCCATCGTATGGAAGACGGAAAATACCGAGAAAAGTAGGCGTCTGATCAATCATCGTGAGTCTCAGCTGTATCCGAATACAAGTCGAGGCCCCTCCACCCGGCCCATTTTGCTTACGGGGGAAGCACCGAGATCGCTGCCAAAAGTCTCGTCTGACAGCCtttagaagaagatgacgcaCAGACCAAGAGATTCAATATGTCCGGCAAAATCTAATCACTAAATTTAAGTGGTCGTACTGGAGTTGCCAACATATCAACATCCCCCAGCTCTAGTTCTTCTCTCGCAATCATATCTCTAACCCTCCAACCAATCCAAGATTGGACAGACAACTTGTCAAAGTTAGCATCGAATGTTAGTGCTTCCGTGATCCTTGCAGCCCAGTGTCGAGGCACGTTTCTTCAACACTTAAGGACAAGAAAGCTTCAACACTTGAAGGCTTTTCGCTTGACTCTGGTTCAGCCTCGACCTCTCACCACTTCCCCTTGGTGCTTCATCCCTCCCATCCTGCCGTAGACAGTACGCAACTGAGGCACCGTCCACCGTACATATCTAAAATGGCAGTGCCAGAGCAGGAGCCTATCGCCATCATTGGCATGGCATGCCGCTTCCCAGGCGGCTCAGACTCACCCTCGAAGCTATGGGACTTGATCCAGTCGCCACGCGACCTCTCGAAGCGTGTTCCGGCTGACCGTTTCGATATAACCGGATTCTCCCACACCAATGGCTCCCAACACGGCGCCACGAATGCGCCAAACGCATATTTCATCGAAGAAGACGTGACCCGGTTTGACAACACCTTCTTCAACATCCAACcagccgaggccgaggccatCGACCCACAGCAGCGCCTAGTCATGGAGACTGTTTACGACTCTCTGTACGTTGTTTGTCTTGTTGTGTTTCTTGTCCCAGCTGACCCATTTGGCCCCCTATCTATAGGTGTGCCGGTGGCCAAACCATTGAAAGTCTTCGGGGATCCAATACAGCCGTGTATGTCGGCATGATGTGTGATGACTGGGCTCAGATCGTTAACCGGGACTGGGACCTGGCCCCGACATATGCTGCCACGGGCGACAGTCGTGCCATCATCTCAAATCGGGTCTCCTACTTCTTCGACTGGCACGGACCTAGTATGACTATTGACACGGCCTGCTCGTCCTCGTTGGTGGCAGTCCACCAGGGTGTGACAGCCCTGCGAAATGGCGAATGCCCGATCGCCATTGCGGCCGGTGCCAACCTGATCTTGGCTCCTGGTGAGTTTCTGGCAGCATCGCTACGGACAATGCTATTCTCGACAGGCGGAACTGGTTGATGCTGACACGGCTGGAACTTTTCCACCATAGGTATGTTTATCAAAGAGAGCAGCCTTCGCATGCTGTCACCCACGGGCACCAGCAAGATGTGGGATGCTGCAGCTGACGGCTATGCTCGCGGTGAGGGCATTGCGGCCGTTGTGATGAAGCCGCTTAGTGCGGCACTGAGAGACGGCGACCACATCGACTGCGTAATTCGCGGGACAGCTGGTAAGTTTCTCCCCTATTAccatgtttctttttctatacGGCATTCATTGTCAAGATACTTGAGCGCAACACTAAATATACACCTCGATAATCACAGTAAATCAGGACGGTAAGACGGCAGGTATGACAATGCCCAGTAGCGTCGCCCAGGCACAGCTCATCCGGGATACCTATGCCCGTGCCGGGCTCGACATCAACGATCCGAAAGATCGTCCCCAGTTCTTCCACGCGCACGGCACTGGCACGCAAGCCGGTGACCCGCAGGAATCGGAAGCCATCGCGCGATCCTTGTTCGAGCATGGCAAGCCGACCGATACGCTATATGTGGGCTCTATCAAGACCGTTGTCGGGTACGTCCTAAGCGACTCTTTGCCTCGAAGACTGCCTTTGTCCGTCTCACCATGTACTGACACTTTGGCCTTCTGGCTCGCACAGACACACCGAGGGTGCCGCCGGTCTTGCCAGCTTGATCGGctctgccatggccatgCAGCATGGCATAATCCCCCCCAATCTTCATTTCAAGAGGCTAAGTGACAAAGTCGCCCCGTTCTACGATAATCTCAAGATTCCTACCTCCGCCACGCCCTGGCCAAGTACGCTTCCCGGCCAGCCGCGCCGAGTTAGTGTCAACAGTTTCGGTGGGTCCAAGATTGATAGAAGCTGAAAGCCAGTTGAGAGTTGTCGTGGAACTGACAGGCTTATGCCGTGGCAGGGTTCGGTGGCACCAATGCACACGCCATTCTCGAGTACTATGAGCCTCAAGCAGCGAAcaagaaggctgctgccgccgctgctgctgctgtgccagCATTTACTCCACTCACCATCTCGGCTGCTTCCTCGTCTGCCATCCGCGCCACCCTCGATGACCTACGGACCTACCTACAGGGGAACCCGGACACCAACATGCGCGACTTGGCTTACACACTACAAACACGCCGGTCGACGCTCCCTTTCCGCAAGCCTATCTTTGCCGCTAACATTgacgaggccatcaagaGGATTGATGAGCTGCTCGCCGACGCCAACGCCGGCGATAACGACCTGACTACCCGCTATTTCGACGTGTCCAAGCCCTCTATTCTCGGCGTGTTCACTGGCCAGGGCGCCCAGTGGCCGCGAATGGGAGCACGGCTCATCGAGGAGTCACCATTTGCTGCCCAGCGCATTGCCGAGCTTCAGCGAGCCCTGGCCACGCTCCCCGATGGCGACCGGCCCGACTGGACGCTGAGCGGGCAACTCCTTGCCAACCCCAAGTCCTCCCGGCTTTCCGAAGCAACCATATCTCAGCCGCTATGCACAGCCGTGCAGATCGTACTCGTGGACCTACTCAGGGCCGCGGGTATCCAGTTGCGTGCCGTCGTAGGTCACTCATCCGGCGAGATCGCCGCTGCGTATGCCGCCGGCTTC
Proteins encoded:
- a CDS encoding putative secondary metabolism biosynthetic enzyme (EggNog:ENOG41~SMCOG1028:crotonyl-CoA reductase / alcohol dehydrogenase~antiSMASH:Cluster_1.2), translating into MTVPSTTQTALVGGPKGDIILSHSAPLPQGPLQDHELAVAVKAISINPVDTKMTGPYHTEGAILGCDFAGLVTAVGPTAAEWGFREGDRVAATVIGLNSLRPSVGAFAENTVCSAWGALKIPDDWTFAQAAGGMGGLAWITTSWALFHAMGLPAGPQLEPLNSRLPPPQLEPKINITTAHSPGDGSKPATTVLVSGGASYTGTAAIQLLKLAGFTVIATCSARSFELVRSFGADATFDYASPTAAEEIRAYTGNLLRLAIDCVTNLESSRLCYAALSRLGGRYVALDPYSDAVAATRAVVRPSWVFGLEPLGDEIAWPEPHTRKPNRIAQDFLEVWNRTMQGLVDRKLIRFHPQLVRDDGLAGALEGLDDIRSGRVSGKKLLYTL